One Chloroflexota bacterium DNA segment encodes these proteins:
- a CDS encoding FtsQ-type POTRA domain-containing protein: protein MSKRRRRRRSSMVLIRPIGGRPRGRLTSTLARRLGIRRLIVESRRAGRVVSLLLFVGLVAALVGCFSNYSFFVYGAEVYGNRLLSDAVLYEASGIDGYSIFWIEPEAVEASLEALPYVEDARVRCWLPNRVEIYVTEREPILLWRARGEVLWVGEDGGTMQPTIDLPGLIQVEDEQGDAAGPEGGMNPDIVLGIQRIHQLLPEVDLFYYNRTHGLQFVTPNGVQVYLGDGQDMAYKVRVFEAIKQQVEKEGRMVRVIDIRYPNNPFVR, encoded by the coding sequence ATGAGCAAAAGACGACGTCGCCGCCGATCTTCGATGGTGCTTATCCGTCCCATTGGGGGTAGACCTCGGGGCCGGCTGACCAGCACGCTGGCGCGGCGGTTGGGAATTCGGCGCCTGATCGTGGAGAGTCGGCGTGCCGGGCGGGTGGTGAGCCTGCTCCTGTTCGTCGGCCTGGTCGCGGCCCTGGTCGGGTGTTTTTCGAACTATTCGTTCTTCGTATACGGCGCGGAGGTGTACGGGAATCGGCTTCTATCGGATGCTGTGCTGTATGAGGCCAGCGGGATTGATGGGTACAGCATCTTTTGGATCGAGCCGGAGGCCGTGGAGGCGTCGCTTGAGGCTTTGCCCTATGTGGAAGACGCCAGGGTGCGTTGTTGGCTGCCCAACCGGGTGGAGATCTACGTCACGGAGCGGGAGCCCATCCTCTTGTGGCGTGCTCGGGGAGAGGTCCTCTGGGTGGGGGAGGATGGGGGGACCATGCAGCCGACCATCGATCTCCCCGGCCTGATCCAGGTGGAGGACGAACAGGGGGATGCTGCGGGGCCTGAGGGTGGGATGAACCCGGACATCGTCTTGGGGATACAACGCATCCACCAGCTTTTGCCCGAAGTGGACCTGTTCTATTACAATCGCACCCATGGCTTGCAATTCGTCACCCCCAATGGGGTTCAGGTCTACCTGGGCGATGGGCAGGATATGGCGTATAAGGTCCGGGTATTCGAGGCCATCAAGCAGCAGGTCGAAAAAGAAGGCCGCATGGTGCGCGTAATCGATATCCGTTATCCGAACAACCCATTCGTGCGATGA
- a CDS encoding D-alanine--D-alanine ligase, with protein MKKLRVGVLFGGRSGEHEVSLASARSVMNAMDPDRYEIVPIGITRSGYWITSEWSLEMLKAAVGSEISAAEVEARLEAYGNPLPDVAALADLDVIFPVLHGPYGEDGTIQGLLELIDVPYVGCSVVGSAVGMDKAMMKAIFAAHGLPQVRYRVVLRRRWETAPEQVVDELEAALAYPMFVKPANLGSSVGITKAHDRDELAAGLQEAARYDRKLIVEEGVDRAREIECSVLGNDAPEASLPGEVVPSREFYDYAAKYLDNASELLIPAPLSKEQTRLIQELAVAAFQALDGAGMARVDFLLSREDGRIYVNEVNTIPGFTSISMYPKLWEASGLAYPKLIDRLIDLALERHADRSRCESVAAVV; from the coding sequence ATGAAGAAACTACGGGTAGGTGTGCTTTTCGGCGGCCGTTCGGGCGAGCATGAGGTCAGCCTGGCGTCCGCGCGCTCGGTGATGAACGCGATGGACCCGGATCGCTATGAGATCGTGCCCATTGGCATTACCCGCTCCGGTTATTGGATCACGTCGGAGTGGTCCCTGGAGATGCTCAAGGCGGCGGTGGGCAGCGAGATCAGCGCTGCCGAGGTGGAGGCCCGGCTGGAGGCGTACGGGAATCCGCTCCCGGACGTCGCCGCGTTGGCCGATCTGGATGTGATCTTCCCGGTGCTGCACGGCCCCTATGGGGAGGATGGCACCATACAGGGGTTGCTGGAACTGATCGATGTGCCTTACGTCGGGTGTAGCGTGGTGGGCTCGGCGGTGGGCATGGATAAGGCGATGATGAAGGCCATTTTCGCCGCGCATGGACTGCCCCAGGTGCGCTATCGCGTCGTGCTGCGGCGACGTTGGGAGACGGCGCCAGAGCAGGTGGTCGACGAGCTCGAGGCGGCGTTGGCCTATCCGATGTTCGTGAAGCCGGCCAACCTGGGATCGAGCGTTGGGATCACCAAGGCGCATGATCGAGATGAGTTGGCCGCCGGGTTGCAGGAGGCCGCCCGGTATGACCGCAAGCTCATCGTGGAGGAGGGCGTGGATCGCGCCCGGGAGATCGAATGCAGCGTGCTGGGCAACGATGCTCCGGAGGCGTCGCTGCCGGGCGAGGTGGTGCCCAGCCGGGAGTTCTATGATTACGCGGCCAAGTATTTGGACAACGCCTCCGAGCTGCTGATCCCGGCGCCCCTCTCCAAGGAGCAGACGCGTCTGATCCAGGAGCTGGCCGTGGCGGCCTTTCAAGCGCTGGACGGCGCGGGGATGGCCCGCGTGGACTTCCTGCTCTCTCGGGAGGACGGCCGCATCTACGTGAATGAGGTGAACACGATCCCCGGGTTCACGAGCATCAGCATGTATCCCAAGCTGTGGGAGGCCAGCGGCCTGGCCTATCCTAAGCTGATCGATCGGCTCATCGATCTGGCGTTGGAGCGGCATGCGGATCGCTCGCGGTGTGAGAGCGTGGCGGCCGTGGTTTGA
- the murG gene encoding undecaprenyldiphospho-muramoylpentapeptide beta-N-acetylglucosaminyltransferase, whose product MLRVLLSGGGTGGHVYPGLAVARALVEAEGGRGVNPASPASGRHSVLYVGSPNGVEKGLVQRAGLPFAAVESGQLRGRAPWAMAASVWRIQRGVRQAARLMREFRPDVVFITGAYVAVPVAIAARQAGVPLLIYLPDLVPGLAVRWLSRLAQHVAVTFEPTAGYFPDKAVVTGYPVRAELVAAAADRAGARRRLGLREDMPVLLVMGGSHGARSINRAVCAGLMALLERAQVIHVAGRLDWPWVEREGEALPPELRRRYHPFPYLHEELADALAAADLLVNRAGASNLGELPVMGLPAVLVPYPHAGRHQHANAEFLVRHGAARLVEDEALPHQLVPTVLSLLEDEVTRGRMAEAARALACPNAAQRIVRLMADMSRDGS is encoded by the coding sequence ATCTTGCGCGTGTTGCTTTCGGGCGGGGGGACTGGCGGCCACGTGTATCCAGGTCTGGCCGTCGCTCGCGCACTGGTGGAAGCCGAAGGAGGCAGGGGAGTCAACCCCGCAAGCCCCGCGTCCGGACGCCATAGCGTCCTGTATGTGGGCAGCCCCAATGGTGTGGAGAAGGGGCTGGTGCAGCGGGCGGGCCTGCCCTTTGCCGCGGTGGAGAGCGGCCAGCTGCGCGGGCGGGCGCCCTGGGCCATGGCTGCCAGCGTCTGGCGCATCCAGCGAGGGGTGCGCCAGGCGGCGCGTTTGATGCGCGAGTTTCGCCCGGACGTGGTGTTCATCACCGGCGCCTATGTGGCCGTGCCCGTTGCCATCGCCGCGCGCCAGGCGGGGGTTCCCTTGTTGATCTATTTACCGGACCTGGTGCCGGGGCTGGCCGTGCGCTGGCTCAGCCGCCTGGCGCAGCACGTTGCCGTCACTTTCGAGCCCACCGCGGGGTACTTCCCCGACAAGGCGGTGGTGACGGGATATCCCGTACGGGCGGAGCTGGTGGCGGCCGCCGCCGACCGGGCTGGCGCCAGACGGCGGCTCGGCCTGAGGGAGGATATGCCCGTCCTGTTGGTGATGGGGGGGAGCCACGGGGCCCGCAGCATCAATCGGGCGGTATGTGCGGGGCTGATGGCGCTTTTGGAGCGGGCGCAGGTGATCCATGTCGCCGGCCGTTTGGACTGGCCCTGGGTGGAGCGTGAGGGGGAGGCCCTGCCTCCTGAGCTGCGTCGCAGGTATCATCCCTTTCCCTATCTCCATGAGGAGCTGGCCGACGCTCTGGCGGCCGCGGACCTGTTGGTGAACCGGGCCGGCGCGTCGAACCTGGGCGAATTGCCGGTGATGGGATTGCCCGCGGTGCTGGTGCCGTATCCCCATGCCGGACGTCATCAGCATGCCAATGCCGAGTTCCTGGTTCGGCATGGAGCGGCCCGGTTGGTGGAGGACGAGGCGCTCCCGCACCAGTTGGTGCCGACGGTGTTATCCCTGCTGGAAGATGAGGTTACACGGGGGCGCATGGCAGAGGCCGCCCGGGCGTTGGCGTGCCCGAATGCGGCGCAGCGGATCGTCCGCCTGATGGCGGACATGTCGAGGGACGGATCGTGA
- the nrdR gene encoding transcriptional repressor NrdR: MRCPHCSGTETRVIDTRATGDSIRRRRECQQCGQRFTTYEHLAPTLSIVKRDGRRESWDRQKVLNGIRIACTKRPVAMADIEGLVDQVEEYVLSLGRAEIPSQVVGEKILEGLKLLDPVAYIRFASVYLDLPDLHALRAEIDRLLEG, translated from the coding sequence ATGCGATGTCCACACTGCAGCGGGACTGAAACACGGGTCATAGATACTCGCGCTACGGGCGATAGCATCCGTCGGCGGCGTGAGTGCCAGCAGTGCGGCCAGCGGTTCACCACGTATGAGCATCTTGCGCCGACGCTGAGCATCGTGAAGCGAGATGGGCGGCGGGAGTCGTGGGATCGCCAGAAGGTGCTCAATGGGATTCGCATCGCCTGTACCAAGCGACCGGTCGCCATGGCCGACATCGAGGGGCTCGTCGATCAGGTGGAGGAGTATGTGCTCAGCCTGGGGCGTGCTGAGATCCCCAGCCAGGTGGTGGGCGAGAAGATCCTGGAGGGGCTGAAGCTGCTCGACCCTGTGGCCTACATCCGTTTCGCCTCCGTTTATCTGGATCTGCCCGATCTGCATGCCCTTCGAGCGGAGATCGATCGCCTGTTGGAGGGGTGA
- the ftsZ gene encoding cell division protein FtsZ — MARRADTTHVENPAQIKVIGVGGGGSNAVNRMIEEGIQGVEFIAVNTDAQALMLSNAPQRMRIGDKLTKGLGAGGDPEIGQRAAEESAEEIKALLKGADMVFVTCGLGGGTGTGAAPVIAQISKDLGALTIGVVTRPFTFEGSRRRQVAEMGLEMLQQAVDTLIAIPNDRLLQIVDKKASIQTAFRVADDVLRQGIQGISELITVPGLINLDFADVRAIMNEGGAALMAIGRAQGEGRAQEAAQQAISSALLDVTIDGARGILFNVTGGNDLSLFEVNEAAEIIRATADPEANIIFGAVVDPDMQDEIRITVIATGFEAIAEQRQPRRGDGKTIDFPVRTFDRDDLDVPAFLRRARSQ; from the coding sequence ATGGCTCGGAGAGCGGACACAACCCACGTGGAAAACCCGGCTCAGATCAAAGTCATCGGAGTAGGTGGCGGTGGTTCCAATGCCGTGAATCGCATGATTGAAGAGGGGATCCAGGGCGTGGAATTCATCGCCGTGAACACGGATGCCCAAGCGTTGATGTTGTCCAACGCGCCCCAACGGATGCGCATCGGGGATAAGCTCACCAAGGGGCTGGGCGCCGGTGGAGATCCCGAGATCGGCCAGCGGGCCGCCGAGGAATCCGCCGAGGAGATCAAGGCCCTGCTCAAGGGGGCCGACATGGTCTTTGTGACCTGCGGCCTGGGCGGGGGCACCGGCACCGGAGCCGCCCCGGTGATCGCGCAGATATCCAAGGACCTGGGAGCCTTGACCATCGGGGTCGTCACCCGGCCCTTCACCTTTGAGGGCAGCCGCCGGCGTCAGGTCGCCGAGATGGGATTGGAGATGCTGCAGCAGGCGGTGGACACCCTTATCGCCATCCCCAATGACCGGCTCCTGCAGATCGTAGACAAGAAGGCGTCCATCCAGACCGCTTTCCGGGTAGCGGACGATGTGCTACGCCAAGGTATCCAGGGGATCTCCGAGCTGATCACGGTGCCCGGCCTCATCAACCTGGACTTCGCCGACGTGCGTGCGATCATGAATGAGGGCGGGGCCGCTTTGATGGCGATTGGTCGGGCTCAGGGCGAGGGGCGGGCTCAGGAGGCCGCCCAGCAGGCCATCAGCAGCGCGCTGCTGGACGTGACCATCGACGGCGCTCGCGGCATCCTGTTCAACGTCACCGGCGGCAACGACCTGAGCCTGTTCGAGGTGAACGAGGCGGCCGAGATCATTCGCGCCACCGCCGACCCCGAGGCCAACATCATCTTCGGCGCCGTCGTCGATCCCGATATGCAGGACGAGATCCGCATCACCGTAATCGCCACCGGCTTCGAAGCCATCGCCGAGCAACGCCAACCCCGTCGCGGTGACGGCAAGACGATCGACTTCCCGGTCCGCACGTTTGATCGGGACGATCTGGACGTGCCTGCCTTCCTACGCCGAGCTCGCAGCCAGTGA
- a CDS encoding UDP-N-acetylmuramate--L-alanine ligase: protein MKDRMAIPLASADVARQVLARWGAHIHLIGIGGAGLSAIATVLLERGYRVSGSDLHKTSITAGLAAAGAAVRIGHRAGQERGADLVLISSAVPPENPELQSALKAGIPVVKRAQFLPALMHGRVGVAIAGTHGKTTTTAMTAITLWAAGLDPDFIIGGTIPGLERSARAGSGGIFVIEADEYDRMFLGLSPQVIVITNVEWDHVDCYPSPQDLVQAFRAFVERLPEDGLLVACAEDPTARELAAERARAGRPVATYGFRPDAHWRADGLAVNDRGGVSCRVWRDGEEVAELRLRIPGNHNVLNALAALAVADRFGIHPKNAASNLNNFAGVRRRFEFKGMAHGIIIIDDYAHHPSEVRTTLAAARQRYPDRAIWAVFQPHTYSRTRALLEAFADCFAEADHVLVTDIYAARERDTLGVHSSQLAEMAGRRHPDVRYVGGLDDAVAILVAELRPGDVLLTLGAGDGYQVGERVLAALQRLTSPNVPTS from the coding sequence ATGAAGGACAGAATGGCGATTCCGTTGGCTTCCGCCGATGTGGCCCGACAGGTTCTCGCCCGCTGGGGTGCGCATATCCACCTCATCGGCATCGGCGGGGCCGGTTTGTCGGCCATCGCGACGGTGCTGCTGGAGCGGGGCTATCGCGTCTCCGGCAGCGATCTACACAAGACGTCGATCACAGCAGGACTGGCGGCCGCGGGAGCGGCCGTTCGCATTGGGCATAGGGCCGGACAGGAGCGAGGGGCTGATCTGGTTTTGATCTCCTCCGCCGTGCCGCCGGAGAACCCGGAGCTGCAGTCCGCCCTGAAGGCGGGCATCCCGGTGGTGAAGCGGGCGCAGTTCCTGCCCGCCCTCATGCACGGTCGCGTCGGCGTCGCCATCGCTGGCACGCACGGCAAAACGACCACCACCGCCATGACCGCGATCACGCTGTGGGCCGCGGGGCTGGATCCGGATTTCATCATCGGGGGGACGATCCCCGGGCTGGAGCGCAGCGCCCGGGCCGGCAGTGGGGGCATCTTCGTCATCGAGGCGGACGAATACGACCGGATGTTCCTGGGGCTGAGCCCGCAGGTCATCGTCATCACGAACGTGGAATGGGATCACGTGGATTGCTATCCCTCACCTCAGGACCTCGTGCAGGCCTTTCGGGCGTTCGTGGAGCGGCTGCCGGAGGATGGGCTGCTGGTGGCGTGTGCGGAGGACCCGACGGCGCGGGAGCTGGCGGCGGAGCGGGCGCGCGCCGGACGCCCCGTGGCGACCTACGGGTTCCGCCCGGATGCCCACTGGCGGGCCGACGGCTTGGCGGTCAACGACCGGGGAGGCGTGAGCTGCCGGGTGTGGCGTGATGGGGAGGAGGTCGCCGAGCTTCGCCTGCGAATCCCCGGGAATCACAACGTGCTCAACGCGCTGGCCGCCCTGGCCGTGGCCGATCGCTTCGGGATTCATCCAAAAAATGCTGCTTCAAACCTTAATAATTTTGCAGGAGTGCGCCGTCGGTTCGAGTTCAAGGGGATGGCCCATGGTATAATAATCATCGACGATTACGCCCATCATCCCAGCGAGGTGCGAACCACTCTCGCTGCCGCCCGACAACGATACCCCGATCGGGCGATCTGGGCCGTGTTTCAACCCCATACGTATAGCCGCACACGGGCGCTTCTGGAGGCGTTCGCGGATTGCTTCGCAGAGGCGGACCACGTCCTGGTAACGGACATCTATGCGGCACGTGAGCGAGATACGCTGGGGGTGCACTCCTCCCAGTTGGCGGAGATGGCCGGCCGCAGGCACCCGGATGTCCGTTACGTCGGTGGGCTGGACGATGCGGTTGCGATCCTGGTAGCGGAGTTGCGGCCTGGTGATGTCCTGTTGACGCTAGGGGCGGGTGACGGATACCAGGTGGGCGAGCGTGTGCTGGCCGCCCTGCAACGGTTAACCTCTCCCAATGTACCCACATCCTAA
- a CDS encoding vitamin B12-dependent ribonucleotide reductase: MEGQWSEAALRVLRERYLLRNEAGEVIEAPEDMCWRVAVAIAQGEANHGADEATVRMWAERFYGLMVERKFMPNSPTLMNAGKGNNLQYSACYVLPVGDSMVEIFDAIKNAALIHQSGGGTGFAFSRLRPAGSLVRSSGGKASGPVSFLRAFNAATEAVKQGGTRRGANMGILRVDHPDIEEFITCKLDGSITNFNISVAATDAFMCAVMEDTEYELLAQPGWPNQEGGSYQGGEVIGRKRARDVFQKIVEAAWRTGDPGMIFIDRVNASPANPTPALGEIEATNPCGEQPLLPNEACNLGSINLLRFVRRGEAAESHHNGHRPKRHPGIDWDGLEQAVRLSVRFLDDVIEVNPYPLPEVAEAVRGNRRIGLGVMGWADVLFSLGIPYDSEEALELAHQVMGFINEVGHDESARLAEERGPFPNWSQSIYADDRPLRNATVTTIAPTGTISIIAGASSGIEPIFALAFSHIVGDRHLTFINPVFEQIARESGFYSEELMRKVAETGTLHDVEGIPEDLKRVFVTAHEIAPEWHVRMQAAFQAHTDNAVSKTINLPNSATVEDVAEAYLLAYREGCLGITVFRDGCKGVQVLHAGTKNTGKGAVEDERKAKAALAQAPEMTGKPSSDGYYQKKPRPRVLHGSTYRRVTPLGTAYVTVNDNGGGQPFEVFLNVGKAGSDVAAVSEALGRLISLILRLPSSLSPRERLEEVVEQLAGIGGGRPLGFGPNQVRSLPDAIAQILAEHLDEAPHREPAKVDVAQLSLPLNQPVGGDLCPECGQATFVYEEGCKRCLSCGFSEC, from the coding sequence ATGGAAGGTCAGTGGAGTGAAGCGGCGTTGCGCGTCTTGCGGGAACGCTATCTGCTTCGGAACGAAGCCGGCGAGGTCATCGAGGCGCCCGAGGACATGTGCTGGCGCGTGGCTGTGGCCATCGCGCAGGGGGAGGCCAACCATGGGGCGGACGAGGCCACCGTGCGCATGTGGGCGGAGCGATTCTATGGGCTCATGGTGGAACGGAAGTTCATGCCCAATTCCCCCACGCTGATGAACGCGGGCAAGGGGAATAACCTGCAATATTCGGCCTGCTACGTGCTCCCCGTCGGCGATTCGATGGTGGAGATCTTCGATGCCATCAAGAACGCCGCGTTGATCCATCAATCCGGCGGCGGCACAGGCTTCGCCTTCAGCCGACTGCGCCCCGCTGGCAGCCTGGTCCGCTCGTCGGGGGGCAAGGCCAGCGGCCCCGTCAGCTTCCTGCGGGCGTTCAATGCCGCCACGGAGGCCGTGAAGCAGGGGGGCACCCGCCGGGGGGCCAATATGGGGATCCTGCGGGTGGATCATCCGGATATCGAGGAGTTCATCACCTGTAAGCTGGACGGCAGCATCACCAACTTCAATATCTCGGTGGCGGCTACGGATGCCTTCATGTGCGCCGTCATGGAGGATACGGAGTACGAGCTTTTGGCGCAGCCGGGGTGGCCGAACCAGGAGGGCGGTTCCTATCAGGGCGGCGAGGTGATCGGCCGCAAGCGCGCCCGGGACGTCTTCCAGAAGATCGTGGAGGCCGCCTGGCGCACCGGGGACCCCGGCATGATCTTCATCGATCGCGTGAACGCCTCCCCGGCGAACCCCACGCCCGCGTTGGGAGAGATCGAGGCCACCAACCCGTGCGGGGAGCAGCCCCTGCTGCCCAACGAGGCGTGCAATCTGGGCTCGATCAACCTGCTTCGGTTTGTCAGGCGCGGGGAGGCGGCCGAGTCCCACCACAACGGTCATCGCCCCAAGCGCCATCCCGGCATCGACTGGGACGGCCTGGAGCAGGCCGTGCGGCTCTCCGTGCGCTTCCTGGACGATGTGATCGAGGTGAACCCCTATCCGCTGCCCGAGGTCGCCGAGGCGGTCAGGGGCAACCGGCGGATCGGCCTGGGCGTCATGGGGTGGGCGGATGTGCTCTTCTCGCTGGGCATCCCCTATGATAGCGAGGAGGCGCTGGAGCTGGCCCACCAGGTGATGGGGTTCATCAACGAGGTGGGGCATGATGAGTCGGCGCGATTGGCGGAGGAGCGCGGCCCCTTCCCCAACTGGTCGCAGTCGATCTACGCGGACGATCGGCCGCTGCGCAACGCCACGGTGACCACCATTGCCCCCACGGGTACGATCAGCATCATCGCCGGCGCGTCCTCCGGGATCGAGCCGATCTTCGCTTTGGCTTTCTCACACATCGTGGGGGACCGCCACCTCACTTTCATCAATCCCGTGTTCGAGCAGATCGCACGCGAGAGCGGCTTCTACTCTGAGGAGCTGATGCGGAAGGTGGCGGAGACCGGCACCCTGCATGACGTTGAGGGCATTCCTGAGGATCTCAAGCGGGTGTTCGTCACCGCCCATGAGATCGCTCCGGAGTGGCATGTGCGCATGCAGGCCGCGTTCCAGGCCCACACGGACAACGCGGTGAGCAAGACCATCAATCTTCCCAACAGTGCCACCGTGGAGGACGTGGCGGAGGCCTACCTGCTGGCCTATCGGGAGGGTTGCTTGGGGATCACGGTGTTCCGCGATGGCTGCAAGGGGGTGCAGGTGCTGCATGCGGGCACCAAGAACACCGGGAAGGGGGCCGTGGAGGATGAGCGGAAGGCGAAGGCGGCGCTCGCCCAGGCCCCTGAGATGACCGGCAAGCCCTCTTCGGATGGCTATTATCAGAAGAAGCCCCGGCCCCGGGTGTTACACGGCAGCACGTATCGGCGGGTGACCCCTCTGGGCACCGCCTACGTCACCGTGAACGACAATGGCGGCGGGCAGCCCTTTGAGGTGTTCCTGAACGTCGGCAAGGCGGGATCGGACGTGGCCGCCGTGTCCGAGGCGCTGGGCCGTCTGATCTCCCTGATCCTGCGCCTGCCCTCGTCCCTCTCCCCGCGTGAGCGCCTGGAGGAGGTGGTGGAGCAGCTCGCGGGGATCGGCGGCGGGCGGCCGTTGGGCTTCGGCCCCAATCAGGTGCGGTCGCTGCCCGACGCCATCGCGCAGATCCTGGCTGAGCACCTGGACGAGGCCCCGCATCGGGAGCCCGCCAAGGTAGACGTCGCGCAGCTCTCCCTGCCCCTGAACCAGCCGGTGGGTGGGGACCTGTGCCCGGAGTGTGGGCAGGCCACCTTTGTGTACGAGGAAGGGTGCAAGCGGTGTCTGTCTTGCGGGTTTAGTGAGTGCTGA
- the murB gene encoding UDP-N-acetylmuramate dehydrogenase → MSVAVASKLAALQRALESAGLQPQRDVPLRLHTSFRIGGPADLMVVAHTADDLAHAVSAAERVGVPWWILGGGSNILVSDAGVRGLTILNRCQRIEVQAGYRIRAESGVLLAGLARKAVQAGLAGLEWAVSVPGTVGGAVVGNAGAHGGCIADRLLSADILHPSGERITYPSSELGLTYRSSRLKTGDLPGVVLSATFQLEPEATETLRTRADTYLAYRRRTQPTEASIGSIFRNPPGDYAGRLIEAAGLKGAREGQAQVSLVHANFIVNLGEATADDVLRLIRRVQRVVRGQFGIQLQPEVLFVGEWEPAPA, encoded by the coding sequence ATGAGTGTGGCGGTCGCATCGAAGCTTGCAGCGTTGCAGCGGGCTCTGGAGTCTGCGGGATTGCAGCCGCAGCGGGATGTGCCTCTGCGTCTGCACACCTCCTTCCGCATTGGCGGGCCTGCCGACCTCATGGTGGTGGCCCACACGGCCGATGATCTGGCGCACGCGGTGAGCGCGGCCGAGCGGGTCGGCGTGCCATGGTGGATCCTGGGAGGGGGGAGCAATATCCTGGTCAGCGACGCGGGCGTGCGGGGGCTTACCATCCTCAATCGCTGCCAGCGCATCGAGGTACAGGCGGGGTACCGCATCCGGGCCGAGTCCGGCGTCCTCCTGGCGGGGCTGGCGCGAAAGGCCGTGCAGGCGGGGCTGGCGGGCCTGGAGTGGGCCGTCAGCGTGCCCGGGACGGTGGGCGGAGCGGTGGTTGGGAACGCTGGCGCTCATGGTGGCTGCATCGCGGATCGATTGCTTTCGGCTGACATCCTCCACCCATCCGGTGAGCGCATCACCTATCCCTCCTCGGAGCTTGGGCTCACCTACCGCAGTAGCCGCCTCAAGACCGGAGATCTGCCCGGCGTCGTCCTCAGCGCGACCTTCCAGCTGGAACCGGAGGCGACGGAGACGCTCAGGACGCGAGCGGACACCTATCTGGCCTATCGACGGCGCACCCAGCCGACCGAGGCCAGCATCGGCAGCATCTTTCGCAATCCGCCGGGTGATTATGCGGGGCGCCTGATCGAGGCGGCCGGGCTGAAGGGGGCCCGAGAGGGACAGGCTCAGGTCTCCCTGGTACATGCCAACTTCATCGTGAACCTGGGGGAGGCTACCGCGGACGACGTTTTACGGCTGATCCGACGGGTGCAGCGGGTGGTACGAGGACAGTTCGGCATTCAGCTGCAGCCGGAGGTCCTGTTCGTGGGGGAGTGGGAGCCGGCTCCCGCCTAG
- the ftsA gene encoding cell division protein FtsA, protein MTELIAGLDVGTTKICAVIGEVDDEDRVHILGVGEVRSRGMRRGVVVNIAEATAAIGEAIEEAERAAQMPMQSAYVGISGAHIAATPSRGVVAVGRGRGITVDDVERALEAARSIAIPHNREIIHTIARSFTVDDQEGVHDPIGMIAYRLEVDAQVITGASSSVQNLIRCVQAHGVEIDDLVLQPLASGQAVLTNAEQEMGVALADIGGGTTDIAIFLEGALWHTVVLDVGGNHMTQDVAVGLRTPFETAEELKVRYGNVLPDRVAADEELTAALFGDNGAQSVSRRFLAQILQARAEEILELILREVKRSGYDGLLPAGVVLTGGAAQTMGLRDLSRDVLQLPVRIGVPNGFGGAQLANPAYATAVGLIIWGLRQRRTRPFRRTATSPLLDRIITWLRTLLPG, encoded by the coding sequence ATGACGGAACTGATCGCTGGCTTGGATGTCGGTACAACCAAGATCTGCGCCGTGATCGGCGAGGTCGACGACGAGGATCGGGTGCATATCCTCGGCGTAGGCGAGGTGCGATCGCGGGGGATGCGCCGGGGCGTTGTGGTGAACATCGCCGAGGCTACGGCAGCCATCGGTGAGGCGATCGAGGAGGCCGAGCGAGCGGCCCAGATGCCCATGCAGAGTGCCTACGTGGGCATCTCGGGGGCGCATATCGCTGCCACACCCAGCCGCGGCGTGGTCGCCGTGGGACGCGGGCGTGGGATCACCGTCGACGATGTGGAGCGGGCGCTGGAGGCTGCCCGTTCCATCGCGATCCCGCACAATCGGGAGATCATCCATACGATCGCCCGCTCCTTCACGGTGGACGACCAGGAGGGGGTGCACGATCCGATCGGCATGATCGCCTATCGGCTGGAGGTGGACGCTCAGGTCATCACCGGCGCCTCCTCGTCCGTTCAGAACCTGATTCGCTGTGTACAGGCGCACGGCGTGGAGATCGATGACCTGGTGCTGCAGCCGCTGGCCTCCGGGCAGGCGGTGTTGACCAACGCCGAGCAGGAGATGGGGGTCGCCCTGGCCGATATCGGCGGCGGGACCACGGATATCGCCATCTTCCTGGAGGGGGCCCTCTGGCACACCGTGGTGCTGGATGTGGGGGGCAACCACATGACTCAGGATGTGGCCGTCGGGTTGCGGACCCCGTTTGAGACCGCCGAGGAGCTGAAGGTCCGTTACGGGAACGTGCTGCCGGATCGGGTCGCCGCCGATGAGGAGCTTACGGCGGCGCTGTTCGGCGACAACGGCGCTCAGTCGGTATCCCGGCGCTTTCTGGCGCAGATCCTGCAAGCTCGGGCGGAGGAGATCCTGGAGCTGATCCTGCGGGAGGTGAAGCGGTCGGGGTACGATGGCCTCCTCCCCGCCGGCGTGGTGCTGACGGGGGGGGCCGCGCAGACGATGGGCCTGCGCGACCTCAGCCGGGACGTGCTGCAACTGCCCGTGCGCATCGGTGTTCCGAACGGGTTCGGCGGGGCGCAGCTGGCCAACCCGGCCTACGCCACGGCCGTGGGCCTGATCATCTGGGGGCTGAGGCAGCGGCGGACCCGCCCGTTCCGCCGGACCGCCACATCGCCGCTGTTGGATCGCATCATCACCTGGTTGCGCACGTTGCTGCCCGGGTGA